The window GGCCTCGACGATGGCGTCATCGGCGTCGACGAAATCGCGGCCCAGCATCATCGCAAGCTTGCGTCCCACGGTCGATTTGCCGACCCCCATCAGCCCCACCAGCACCACGGGACGCGTGATGCGCGCGGCGATCGCGGCAACATCGCGATCTTGCGGGGAAGGGCATGCAGCGGACATTGCCGGAACGCCTATAGATGGGCTAGGGCACGCGCAATATGGCAAACGAGCGGCACCCGCGACTGACCCCGTCCGGCTTTGAGCAACCGGCCCCTGTCCGTGCACGGCGCTGGCCGTGGGTGCTGGGGCTTGGCGCGGTGGTGGTGATCGCGCTGGCATGGTTCGAAGGGGGCGAGGAACCGCTGCGCCCGATTGCCGAGGAAATCACGCTGCCGGAGCAGGGGCAATGACGATGCAGCGCCGCAAACGGGTGAGGCTTGGCGCGAGCATGATCGCGATCGGCCTTGCCGGGGCCTTGGGCGCGGCAGGACTGGCCGGGCTTGCTTTCGCCCAGAACCGGCCCGAATCGCTGCTTCCGCCCGGGTTCGACGATCCAGCCCCTGCGCCGGCCCCTTCGCCATCGGCCGGTCCGCGCTCTCCCGCAGCGCCGCAAGCGGGGGCTCAGGCGCCTGTCCCCGGCGCGGCACCGGACGTGTCGGGATCGCCGCAGCCCCAAAGCCTGCCGCCGCTCCCCGCGATCAGCCGCGATGATCTGTCGCGGCTTCCCAGTCTTGCCGAGCTTGAGGCCATGTCGACCGAAGAGCTCGACACGTTGCTCGGACTGAGGCCCAAATCGGACATGCCTGCCGGCGCGCAACGTGCGCTGACGCGGGTGGGGGTGATGGCCGCGGACGAGGGCGGGCTACCGCCCGGCGCACTGGCCAACCAGTCGGACAAGCTGGTGCGCGCGGTGCTGCAGGGCACGCAGGCGCCGATGGTGTCGCGCTGGGGACACATCCTCATGCGCCGCGCGCTGGCCAGCCGTATGGCCGCGCCGCTGAGCATGGACCCGGTCGAATTTGCCGCGTTGCGGGTCGGCGTGCTCAACCGGATCGGCGAATATGCGGTCGCCCGCGCGGTGGTGCAGGATGTAGACACCGCCCGCTGGTCGCCCGCGCTGACGCAGGAAGCGCTGACCGCCTATCTGGCGAGCGGCGATATCACCGGGGCGTGTCCGGCGGTGCGCCAGCAGGGTTCACAGCGCGACGACGGACAGTGGCAGATGTGGACCGCAGTTTGCAGCGCCTATGCCGGCGAAAACGCGCTCGCAGCGACCAAGCTTGACCGCGCGCTGTTCCGCGGCGCGGCGCCGCGCATCGACGTTCTCCTTGCGCGGCGGTTTGCGGGCGCTGCCGGGCGCGGGCAACGCGGTGTGCAGATCGAGTGGAACGGGGTCGACGACCTCAATCCGTGGCGATTCGGCTTGGCGAGCGCAGTCGGCGAACCCCTGCCCGACGGCCTGCTCGCCGCGGCGATGAAGCAGCCGGACGGCGGCTATTATGCGCGATCGGGCGCGGTGCTGCCGATGCTCCCTGCGCTGCAACGTGCAGCCTTTGCCGGGCAAGCGGCCAGCGAAGGTATCCTGTCGGCCGATGCGATGATCGACATCTATTCCGAGGTCTATGCCGATTCGGCGGCCAGCGGCGATCCGCAGGCCCATGCTTCGGCCTTGCGCGAAGCCTATCTGGCAGCCGATCCGGCGGCGCGGATTGCAGCGATGCAGCGGTTGTGGGCAGATGGTGCCAAACTTGGCGGCGGTGACGGGTATGGTGCACGGGTGATGACGGCCTATGCCGCGGCGCGCATCCGCGCGGACGCCGCGCATGTGACAGCATCGGGTGATCTGATCGCCGCCATGCTCTCTGCCGGGCTTGATGCCAATGCCGTGCGCTGGGCCGGGGTGGTCGAGGAAGGTTCGCTGGGCTGGGCGCTGATCGCGCTGTCCGATCCGCGTGTCACCGAGGTGTCGCAAGGCGCGGTCGAAGGTTTCATCGATGGCGATACGAGCGACAAGGCGCGCAAATCGGCCTTTCTGGTCGCGGGTCTTGCGGGGCTTGGCCGGCTGGGGATGGACGATGCGGCCTCGATCGCCAGCGACAAGGGCTTCGACCTTTCGCGCCGCACCCGGTGGAGCGGCGCGATCGACCGCGCGGCGCAGGTCGGCAACCCGGCCCTGGTGGTCTTGCTGGCAGGTCTTGGCATGCAGGGGACAAGCTGGTCGCAGATGACCCCGCTGCATCTCTATCACATCACCTCGGCCCTGAACCGTGTCGGGCTTGAAGGCGAGGCGCGGATGATCGCGGCCGAGGCGGTTGCCCGCGGCTGATGTCCGCCGCGACAGAGGCGTTTCTGGCGATGCTGGCGACCGAGCGCGGTGCCGCGCGCAACACGCTGGCGGCCTATCGCCGCGACCTCGAACAGGCCGAAGAGGCCATCGGCGATCTTGCCGATGCGCCGCGCGATGCGGTGGCGGGGCTTGCCCGGGTTTGGGCCGATCTTGCCCCGTCGAGCGCCGCACGCAAGGCGTCGGCGCTGCGCCAGTTCTTTGGTTTCGCTGCTGACGAAGGCTGGCGCGCCGATGATCCCTCGGGCGCATTGCCTGCGCCGCGCACCCGCCGCCCGCTACCCAAGGTGATGAGCCACGATGCGATCACCGCGCTGTTTGCACGTGCGGAGGACGAGGCGGAGAGCGGCGAGCCGGCAGCGGTAAGGCTGCTGGCGCTGATCGAACTGCTTTACGGATCGGGTCTGCGCGCCACGGAGCTGGTCGGCTTGCCGCTTGCCGCAGTGCCGCGCGATGCACCCTTCATCACCGTGACAGGAAAGGGCGGGGCCACCCGTCTGGTCCCGGTCGGCGCGCGCGCAACCGCGGCGCTGGGCCGCTGGCTGGCGCTGCGCCCGGCAGTGCCGCCGTCGCGCTATCTGTTTCCCTCGCGCGGCAAGGAGCCCCATCTTTCGCGCGTCAGGCTGTTCCAGCTGGTCAAGGCGCTGGCTGGACGGGCGGGGCTCGATCCTGCCGCGATCAGCCCGCATGTGCTGCGCCACGCCTTTGCCACGCACCTCCTCGAAGGCGGGGCGGATCTGCGCGTGCTCCAGACATTGCTCGGCCATGCCGACATATCAACGACCCAGATTTACACCCATGTCGAGCCGTCACGGCTGATTGCTCTGGTCAATTCGTGTCATCCGCTTGCAACATCGCGCGCATCCGACTAGCCCGCTGCGATGATTTCCTACCTCGACTTCGAGAAGCCCGTCGCCGCGCTGGAAGAGCGCATCACCCAGTTGCGCAGCGTCAACGCGCTGCACGACGTTGATGTCGCGAGCGAGATCGGCCGGCTTGAAAACAAGAGCGCCGAGCTCCTTGCCAGCACCTATGCCTCGCTCACGCCTTGGCAGAAGACGCAGGTCGCACGGCACCCGCAGCGCCCGCATTTCCGCGACTATGTCGCGCATGCTTTCACCGATTTCATGCCGCTGGGCGGTGACCGCCTATATGGCGATGATCTGGCGATCATGGGCGGCTTTGCCCGGCTCAACGGCCAGCGGGTGATGCTGATCGGCCACGAAAAGGGCAACGACACCAAGACCCGGATCGCGCACAACTTCGGGATGGGCAAGCCCGAGGGTTACCGCAAGGCGATCCGCCTGATGGAACTGGCGGGCCGATTCGGTTTGCCGGTTGTGACGCTGGTGGATACTTCGGGTGCGTTTCCGGGGATCGAGGCCGAGGAACGCGGCCAGGCCGAGGCCATCGCCCGTTCGACCGAGGCCTGTCTTGCGATCGGCGTGCCGATGGTCGCAGCCGTCGTGGGCGAGGGTGGCTCCGGCGGCGCGGTCGCGCTGGCAGCGGCCAACCGCGTGTTGATGTTCGAACATGCAGTTTATTCGGTGATTTCGCCCGAAGGCTGCGCTTCGATCCTGTGGCGCACTTCTGAAAAGGCTGCTGATGCCGCGCAGGCGATGAAGGTTACCGCGCAGGATCTCAAGCGGCTCAATGTGATCGACCGGATCGTCAAGGAGCCCCTTGGCGGCGCGCACCGCGACCCGGCGGCCGCAGCCCGGATGCTGGGCGAGGCGCTGGGCGAAGAGATCGCCAATCTCGGCGCGAAAAGCCCGTCTGAATTGATTTCGGAACGAGAGGAACGTTTTCTCGCGATCGGCGGTTAACGCCCCCCGCAACAGGTCAGGATTGGTTCGCACGGGACATGATTTCCCGTCCCTGACCCATTCTTGCGGGAGACAACCGATGGCACGAATTTCACGCACTCTTCTGGCGGCAGGCGCCGCAACGCTTTCGCTGGCGCTTGGCGCTTGCATGGGCCCCGCCGGCTCGATTCCCCCCGCTTCTGCCCCGATCACGCAGGACGAAGCCCGGATGGGCGCGGAATACCATCCGCAGTTCCTCGCCGAATTCGGCGGCGCGATGACCGGATCGCAGGCTACTTACGTCGAACAGATCGGCAAGAACGTCGCCGTCCAGTCGGGCCTTGGCAATGCACGCGAAAGCTTCACTGTCAGCCTGCTCAATTCGCCCGTGCACAACGCTTTCGCGGTGCCCGGCGGCTATGTCTACACCACGCGCCAGCTCGTCACATTGATGAACAACGAGGCTGAACTGGCCGCAGTGCTCGGCCACGAGGTCGGCCACGTCGCCGCGCGCCATTCGCAACGGCGCCAGCAGGCAGCGCAGCGCAACTCGATCTTCGGGCTGCTCGGTGCGATCGGATCGTCGGTGCTGCTGGGCAATTCGCAAGCCGGGCAGACGCTTTCGCGCACCTTGATGCAGGGCTCGCAGCTTCTGACCTTGCGCTTCTCGCGCGAACAGGAATTGCAGGCCGATGATCTGGGGATCGAGTATCTCGGCAAGGCCGGATATGATCGCCGCGCCATGGGCACGGTGTTGGCGAGCCTTGCGGCGCAGAACAGCCTTGATGCGCGCCTTGCAGGCCGCAATGCGAGCGTTCCCGAATGGGCGTCGACCCACCCCGATCCGGCCAGCCGCGTGCAGGCCGCGCTGACCAAGGCCGGTCCGGCAACCGCCGGCGGCATCACCAATCGCGATACGTTCCTGACGCGGATCGATGGCCTGCGTTATGGCGATGATCCGGCCCAGGGCCTGATCGAAGGCAGCCGGTTCATTCACCCCGAACTGTTGCTCAGCTTCAATGCGCCGCAGGGCTTCTACATGGTCAACGGCACCCGCGCGGTGACGATCCAGGGGCAGGGCGGCCAGGCGCAGATGACGACCGCGGCCTATAACGGCAATCTCGAAACCTATGTGCGCACCGCTTTCACCGCGCTGGGCGGCCAGAATTCGCAGCTCGCACCGCAGGAATTGCAGCGCACGACCGTTAACGGTCTTCCGGCTGTCTATGGGACCGCGCGTGTGGCAAACGGCAATTCGCAGGTGGATGTGATTGTCTTTGCCTATGAATTCGCACGCGACCGCGCCTATCACTTCGCCGTTATCGCGCCCGCAGGCGGCGCGGCGACGTTCAATCCGATGTTCCAGTCGATGCGCCGGATTTCGCAAACCGAAGCAAGCTCTGTTGTTCCGCGTCGCTTGCAGGTGGTGACGGTCGCCCGCGGCGATACGGTCGCAAGTCTCGCCCGCCGCATGGCCTACGACAGCGCGCAGGAAGAGCGGTTCCGGGTTCTGAATGCGCTGACCAGCAGCAGCACTCTGACGCCGGGTCAGAAGGTGAAGCTGGTGGTTCGCGCCCGCTAGGCGATTCGCTCCGCCGGAATGTGCGATTCGGTTCCGGCATCAGGGCTTTTTTACAAAACCATAACGGCGGGGATCTTTCCCCGCCGTTTTTGGTTGTGGGCGCGTTTGGCTATGCGCCTGTGCCCGGGGTCATCTGCGTGTTGACGTTGTTGAAGGTGCCCGCCAGCGTACCACCCAGCGATGTCATCGCGGTGATCGCGGCAACGGCGATCAGCGCAGCGATCAGGCCGTATTCGATCGCAGTGGCGCCACTTTCGTCGGCGGCGAGATTTTTGAAAAAGGTCATTCGGCATCTCCTGACGCTGGCTCGCGATTGCCCCGTGCGATCGGGTGCCATGCGTGCCGGTGCGGTCTAGGACGATGGTGGTTAGAAAATTGCCGAATTCGAGATAGGTGCTTGCCACGGGTCACGGGGGCGATGTCCGATCACATTCCGTGTCTGATGTACCGCACACGAAAAAGCGGCGGGGATCGCTCCCCGCCGCTTCGTTTGTCTAGCTTTTGGCCGTCGCGTCTTACGCGCCGGTGCCGGGAGCCATCTTGGTGTTGACGTTGTTGAAGGTGCCCGAAAGCGTGCCGCCCAGCGAAGTCATTGCGGTGATGGCAGCAACGGCGATCAGCGCAGCGATCAGGCCGTATTCGATGGCGGTGGCGCCCTGTTCGTCGCGGACGAGGTTCTTGAAGAAGGTCATGTCTGGTCTCCTGGTTTGGTCTTCGGTACCCGTGCCCCCCGGTCACGGTGGACACTCATCTGCTAGCCCCCGACTGGTTGAAGAATTCCTAACACGGGTTGGAATGTTTGGATTGCCATCAACCTTTCTCCGCGCCGTCGGAGTGGGGCTCTGCAGTGCGGTGTCGACCGTTTGCACAAATGAAAAAGCGGCGGGGATCGCTCCCCGCCGCTTCGTCTGTGTGGCTAAAGCCCTTCGCGTCTTACGCGCCGGTGCCGGGGGCCATCTTGGTGTTGACGTTGTTGAAGGTGCCCGAGAGCGTGCCGCCCAGCGAGGTCATCGCGGTGATGGCAGCAACGGCGATCAGCGCAGCGATCAGGCCGTATTCGATGGCGGTGGCGCCCTGTTCGTCGCGGACGAGGTTCTTGAAGAAGGTCATGTGTAGTCTCCTGGTTTGGTCTTCGGTACCCGCACCCGCCTGGTCATGGCGGGCTCGATGACGATCGTGATGCAGCGGCTGAAATGCACGAAGCGGGGTGCCCCTGGCTTCGCCTATGCTCCCATCGCTGCAACACTCTCCGTCTCGACCCTCGTCCACGTGGCGATCGTGCTGCCGGCAACACCTTGCAGCGCGGCGATCATCGCGACGACGATAAGCGAAACGATCAGACCGTATTCGATTGCAGTTGCGCCCGACTGG is drawn from Erythrobacter neustonensis and contains these coding sequences:
- a CDS encoding tyrosine recombinase, with product MSAATEAFLAMLATERGAARNTLAAYRRDLEQAEEAIGDLADAPRDAVAGLARVWADLAPSSAARKASALRQFFGFAADEGWRADDPSGALPAPRTRRPLPKVMSHDAITALFARAEDEAESGEPAAVRLLALIELLYGSGLRATELVGLPLAAVPRDAPFITVTGKGGATRLVPVGARATAALGRWLALRPAVPPSRYLFPSRGKEPHLSRVRLFQLVKALAGRAGLDPAAISPHVLRHAFATHLLEGGADLRVLQTLLGHADISTTQIYTHVEPSRLIALVNSCHPLATSRASD
- a CDS encoding acetyl-CoA carboxylase carboxyltransferase subunit alpha, with amino-acid sequence MISYLDFEKPVAALEERITQLRSVNALHDVDVASEIGRLENKSAELLASTYASLTPWQKTQVARHPQRPHFRDYVAHAFTDFMPLGGDRLYGDDLAIMGGFARLNGQRVMLIGHEKGNDTKTRIAHNFGMGKPEGYRKAIRLMELAGRFGLPVVTLVDTSGAFPGIEAEERGQAEAIARSTEACLAIGVPMVAAVVGEGGSGGAVALAAANRVLMFEHAVYSVISPEGCASILWRTSEKAADAAQAMKVTAQDLKRLNVIDRIVKEPLGGAHRDPAAAARMLGEALGEEIANLGAKSPSELISEREERFLAIGG
- a CDS encoding M48 family metalloprotease, whose protein sequence is MARISRTLLAAGAATLSLALGACMGPAGSIPPASAPITQDEARMGAEYHPQFLAEFGGAMTGSQATYVEQIGKNVAVQSGLGNARESFTVSLLNSPVHNAFAVPGGYVYTTRQLVTLMNNEAELAAVLGHEVGHVAARHSQRRQQAAQRNSIFGLLGAIGSSVLLGNSQAGQTLSRTLMQGSQLLTLRFSREQELQADDLGIEYLGKAGYDRRAMGTVLASLAAQNSLDARLAGRNASVPEWASTHPDPASRVQAALTKAGPATAGGITNRDTFLTRIDGLRYGDDPAQGLIEGSRFIHPELLLSFNAPQGFYMVNGTRAVTIQGQGGQAQMTTAAYNGNLETYVRTAFTALGGQNSQLAPQELQRTTVNGLPAVYGTARVANGNSQVDVIVFAYEFARDRAYHFAVIAPAGGAATFNPMFQSMRRISQTEASSVVPRRLQVVTVARGDTVASLARRMAYDSAQEERFRVLNALTSSSTLTPGQKVKLVVRAR
- a CDS encoding Flp family type IVb pilin; the protein is MTFFKNLAADESGATAIEYGLIAALIAVAAITAMTSLGGTLAGTFNNVNTQMTPGTGA
- a CDS encoding Flp family type IVb pilin encodes the protein MTFFKNLVRDEQGATAIEYGLIAALIAVAAITAMTSLGGTLSGTFNNVNTKMAPGTGA
- a CDS encoding Flp family type IVb pilin encodes the protein MTFFKNLVRDEQGATAIEYGLIAALIAVAAITAMTSLGGTLSGTFNNVNTKMAPGTGA
- a CDS encoding Flp family type IVb pilin, which encodes MLSIFIRELIDDQSGATAIEYGLIVSLIVVAMIAALQGVAGSTIATWTRVETESVAAMGA